One Gloeobacter morelensis MG652769 DNA window includes the following coding sequences:
- a CDS encoding MAPEG family protein yields the protein MSGSLFLYYCLAAAAALVYVPFVLVALGRLQVGYDYAAPRAMFDKLPPYAQRATWAHQNAFEGFALYTAAVLMVLVSGRNGEWANTLAVAYLAFRAGHGLFYIANLPWLRSGMWILAMTCIAGLMAIPLGVLG from the coding sequence ATGTCCGGCTCCCTCTTTCTTTATTACTGCCTGGCGGCAGCGGCGGCTCTGGTCTACGTTCCTTTTGTCCTGGTCGCCCTTGGCCGCCTGCAGGTGGGGTACGATTACGCCGCCCCGCGCGCGATGTTCGACAAGCTTCCTCCTTACGCCCAGCGCGCTACCTGGGCACACCAGAACGCCTTTGAAGGATTTGCGCTTTATACCGCCGCGGTGCTGATGGTACTGGTAAGCGGCCGAAACGGTGAATGGGCCAACACGCTGGCCGTGGCCTATCTGGCCTTTCGGGCCGGACACGGACTTTTCTACATCGCCAATTTGCCCTGGTTGCGCTCTGGGATGTGGATACTTGCTATGACCTGTATCGCAGGACTGATGGCCATCCCTCTGGGTGTGCTTGGATAA
- a CDS encoding fasciclin domain-containing protein produces MRIHLLSQSRVVALCAHLGMGLALVIPPGAVASSATSADAVPAPQADSVSAQRLAQAKIDIVDTLVANGSFTTLVQLVKQVGIVEDLRGFGRFTVFAPDDNAFAAVPPDVLQILKSDSALLAKVLTYHVVSDTAPFLAAQLRDSKPLRTLERSELKFAARDGGLYVNNARVLQADIMATNGVIHKIDKVLVPEAVMAEIRKRQQMMMPVPSVPSPMSVPK; encoded by the coding sequence ATGCGAATCCACCTGCTGTCACAGTCGCGAGTCGTCGCCCTCTGTGCCCATTTGGGTATGGGCCTGGCGCTAGTGATACCGCCTGGTGCCGTCGCTTCCAGTGCGACCTCTGCTGATGCAGTCCCGGCACCGCAGGCCGACTCCGTCTCCGCCCAGCGACTCGCCCAGGCCAAAATAGATATTGTCGATACATTGGTGGCCAATGGTTCGTTCACGACGCTGGTGCAGTTGGTCAAGCAGGTAGGCATCGTCGAAGACTTGCGAGGCTTCGGACGGTTTACGGTCTTTGCACCGGACGACAATGCTTTTGCTGCTGTCCCGCCCGACGTGCTCCAGATTCTCAAAAGCGACAGCGCTCTGTTAGCCAAGGTGCTCACCTACCACGTCGTCTCGGACACTGCCCCCTTTCTGGCGGCCCAACTGCGCGACTCGAAGCCTCTGCGCACCCTGGAGCGCTCGGAGTTGAAATTTGCCGCCCGCGACGGCGGCTTGTACGTCAACAACGCCCGGGTACTACAGGCGGACATCATGGCCACCAACGGCGTCATTCACAAAATCGACAAAGTGCTCGTCCCCGAGGCCGTGATGGCCGAAATTCGCAAGCGCCAGCAGATGATGATGCCGGTGCCTTCGGTGCCGTCTCCCATGTCCGTGCCGAAGTGA
- a CDS encoding carbohydrate ABC transporter permease, with product MPRGRPFDTLSAWLYLLPALLLLGLFVLWPVTYLVGLSFTDGSLRDPLFVGTANFERLWGSESFLQVLANTIVFTAGSAIPSVALALLVAVVLTRAVPLQGLLRSAYFLPTIISLVAAGVAFRWLFHPQGWVNALIVWLGASPVSWLSSPTWAMPVLIFVATWKQIGFNVVIFLAGLGAVPKNRYEAAELDGANGWQQLWFITLPGIRPTLVFATITTVIFTFRSFEPVYVMTGGGPLGTTNILVYYVWEQAFGLFNFGLSAAAAAVLLVGVLLVTAIQLWVAGGGD from the coding sequence ATGCCCAGAGGCCGACCTTTCGACACCTTAAGCGCCTGGCTATACCTTTTGCCGGCCCTGCTGCTGTTGGGCCTGTTCGTACTTTGGCCTGTGACCTACCTGGTCGGTCTCAGCTTCACCGACGGCTCGCTGCGCGACCCACTCTTCGTGGGCACCGCCAATTTCGAGCGGCTGTGGGGCAGTGAGAGCTTCCTGCAGGTGCTGGCCAATACGATCGTATTTACCGCCGGTTCGGCGATTCCGAGCGTGGCGCTGGCGCTCCTGGTGGCGGTAGTGCTCACTCGCGCGGTACCTTTGCAGGGACTGCTGCGTTCCGCCTACTTTCTGCCTACGATCATCTCGCTGGTAGCGGCGGGGGTAGCTTTCCGCTGGCTCTTCCACCCGCAAGGCTGGGTGAATGCGCTCATCGTTTGGCTGGGCGCTTCGCCGGTCAGTTGGCTTTCCAGTCCCACCTGGGCCATGCCGGTGCTCATCTTCGTCGCCACCTGGAAGCAAATCGGCTTCAATGTCGTCATTTTTCTGGCGGGCCTGGGCGCGGTGCCCAAGAACCGCTACGAGGCGGCCGAACTCGACGGTGCGAACGGCTGGCAGCAGTTGTGGTTTATCACCCTGCCAGGCATCCGGCCGACGCTTGTGTTCGCCACGATCACGACGGTCATTTTTACTTTCAGGAGCTTTGAGCCGGTCTACGTGATGACCGGCGGCGGCCCGCTCGGCACCACAAATATTTTGGTCTACTACGTTTGGGAGCAGGCCTTCGGCCTGTTCAACTTTGGCCTATCGGCCGCCGCCGCCGCCGTGCTGCTGGTGGGGGTACTCCTGGTTACGGCTATTCAGCTCTGGGTGGCGGGCGGCGGAGATTGA
- the pyrE gene encoding orotate phosphoribosyltransferase, which produces MPSPLDWDFARQRSELLELMRTLCYREGDFKLSSGQLSSYYIDSKKATLHPLGALLAGSLLYQRLPEGAAAIGGLTLGADPIVTAVAVVSALRHPRGGVGAFIVRKEIKKHGSQQWIEGPSLAAGTPVVIVDDVVTTGASGLQAVEKAEEAGLKVVKILALVDRHQGGGALYAGRGYPFEALFSIEEFRSR; this is translated from the coding sequence ATGCCCTCGCCCCTCGACTGGGATTTTGCCAGGCAGCGCAGCGAGCTGTTGGAGTTGATGCGCACGCTCTGCTACCGCGAGGGCGACTTCAAGCTCTCCTCCGGTCAGCTGAGCAGCTATTACATCGACAGCAAAAAAGCGACGCTCCATCCACTGGGTGCCCTGCTCGCAGGCTCGCTGCTCTACCAAAGGCTGCCTGAAGGTGCGGCAGCGATTGGCGGGCTGACCCTCGGTGCCGATCCGATTGTCACGGCGGTGGCCGTCGTTTCGGCCCTGCGCCATCCCCGAGGCGGTGTGGGAGCCTTTATCGTCCGCAAGGAAATCAAAAAACACGGCTCCCAGCAGTGGATTGAAGGGCCGAGCCTGGCGGCGGGCACACCGGTCGTGATCGTGGACGATGTAGTGACCACCGGCGCGAGCGGCTTGCAGGCAGTCGAAAAAGCCGAGGAGGCAGGCTTGAAAGTTGTCAAGATCCTGGCCCTTGTCGACCGCCACCAGGGCGGCGGAGCGCTCTATGCCGGGCGCGGCTATCCCTTCGAGGCGTTGTTTTCGATCGAAGAATTTCGCAGCCGCTAG
- the rpoC1 gene encoding DNA-directed RNA polymerase subunit gamma, producing MPRMEQRFDYIKISLASPERVMAWGQRTLPNGQVVGEVTKPETINYRTLKPEMDGLFCERIFGPSKDWECYCGKYKRVRHRGIVCERCGVEVTESKVRRHRMGYIKLAAPVTHVWYLKGIPSYISTLLDMPLRDVEQVVYFNAYVVLNPGNAENLYYKQLLTEDQYIEVEDQIFAEDSSLELPEGWAKMGAEAIHELLAAIEMESEAERLREDLGESKGQKRTKLIKRLRVLDNFIATGSRPEWMVLTAIPVIPPDLRPMVQLDGGRFATSDLNDLYRRVINRNNRLARLQEILAPEIIVRNEKRMLQEAVDALIDNGRRGRTVVGANNRPLKSLSDIIEGKQGRFRQNLLGKRVDYSGRSVIVVGPKLKLHQCGLPKEMAIELFQPFVIHKLIQRGLVNNIKAAKKMIQRNDARIWSVLDEVITGHPVLLNRAPTLHRLGIQAFEPILVSGRAIQLHPLVCTAFNADFDGDQMAVHVPLSLESQAEARLLMLASNNVLSPATGRPIITPTQDMVLGCYYLTVDNPDATKGSGKYFSSSEDAVIAYNQGMIDLHAKIWLRFEGEVETDNPEDLRVRRDEKGNVLSQFVRTTVGRIIFNQVIQETLVAS from the coding sequence ATGCCCAGGATGGAACAGCGTTTCGATTACATCAAGATCTCTCTTGCCTCCCCGGAGCGGGTCATGGCCTGGGGGCAACGCACCCTCCCCAACGGCCAGGTCGTGGGGGAAGTGACCAAACCCGAGACGATCAACTACCGCACCCTCAAGCCCGAGATGGACGGGCTTTTTTGTGAGCGTATCTTTGGGCCTTCCAAAGACTGGGAGTGCTACTGCGGCAAATACAAGCGCGTGCGCCACCGGGGCATCGTCTGCGAGCGCTGCGGCGTCGAGGTCACCGAATCGAAGGTGCGCCGCCACCGCATGGGCTATATCAAGCTCGCCGCCCCAGTCACCCATGTCTGGTACCTAAAGGGCATTCCTTCGTATATTTCGACGCTGCTCGATATGCCCCTGCGCGACGTCGAGCAGGTGGTCTACTTCAATGCCTACGTGGTGCTCAATCCGGGCAACGCCGAGAACCTCTACTACAAACAGCTGCTCACCGAGGACCAGTACATCGAGGTCGAAGATCAGATCTTCGCCGAGGATTCGAGTCTGGAACTGCCCGAGGGCTGGGCGAAGATGGGGGCCGAAGCGATTCACGAACTGCTCGCGGCCATCGAGATGGAGTCTGAAGCCGAGCGGCTGCGCGAGGATCTAGGTGAGTCGAAGGGCCAGAAGCGCACCAAACTCATCAAGCGCCTGCGGGTGCTCGACAACTTCATCGCCACCGGTTCGCGGCCGGAGTGGATGGTGCTGACTGCCATCCCGGTGATCCCGCCGGATCTAAGACCAATGGTGCAGCTCGACGGCGGCCGTTTTGCCACTTCTGATCTCAATGACCTCTACCGCCGGGTGATCAACCGCAACAATCGCCTGGCGCGGTTGCAGGAGATCCTGGCGCCCGAGATCATCGTGCGCAACGAAAAGCGCATGCTCCAGGAGGCGGTGGACGCGCTCATCGACAACGGCCGGCGCGGCCGCACGGTGGTCGGCGCCAACAACCGGCCCCTCAAGTCGCTCTCGGATATCATCGAGGGCAAGCAGGGCCGCTTTCGCCAGAACCTGCTCGGTAAGCGCGTCGACTACTCGGGCCGCTCGGTGATCGTCGTCGGCCCCAAGCTCAAGCTCCACCAGTGCGGCCTGCCCAAGGAAATGGCCATCGAGCTGTTTCAGCCGTTTGTCATCCACAAACTCATCCAGCGCGGCCTGGTCAACAACATCAAAGCCGCCAAAAAGATGATCCAGCGCAACGACGCGCGCATCTGGAGCGTGCTCGACGAGGTGATCACCGGCCACCCGGTGCTCCTCAACCGCGCGCCCACGCTTCACCGTCTGGGTATCCAGGCGTTTGAGCCGATTCTGGTCTCCGGTCGCGCCATTCAGCTCCATCCGCTGGTGTGCACAGCCTTCAACGCCGACTTCGACGGCGACCAGATGGCGGTGCACGTGCCGCTGTCGCTGGAGTCGCAGGCGGAGGCGCGCCTGTTGATGCTCGCTTCCAACAACGTGCTCTCGCCTGCCACCGGTCGGCCGATCATCACCCCTACCCAGGACATGGTGCTCGGTTGCTACTACCTGACGGTCGATAACCCCGACGCCACCAAAGGCTCCGGCAAGTACTTCAGCAGCAGCGAAGACGCCGTGATCGCCTACAACCAGGGCATGATCGACCTGCACGCCAAGATCTGGCTGCGCTTTGAGGGCGAGGTCGAAACCGACAACCCCGAGGATTTGCGCGTGCGCCGCGACGAGAAGGGCAACGTGCTCTCGCAGTTCGTGCGCACCACCGTCGGCCGCATCATCTTCAACCAGGTCATTCAAGAAACGCTTGTCGCCAGCTAG
- a CDS encoding DNA-directed RNA polymerase subunit beta': MTQEPKPKFINRKVDKKGLGKLISWAFSHYGTARTALLADNLKNLGFRFATRGAVSISVEDLQVPDSKVNILETAEREIQRAEERFTRGEITEVERFQKVIDTWAGATQELTEGVKENFQERNPLNSVGMMAFSGARGNLSQVRQLVGMRGLMANPQGEIIDLPIKANFREGLNVTEYIISSYGARKGLVDTALRTADSGYLTRRLVDVSQDVIVREEDCTTQRGIFLGSLRDGDKMIVSLEERLVGRVAGRDVVHPVTGEVLAPRNTQFDYDSAARIARSGVDAVMVRSPLTCEANRSVCRMCYGWSLAHSHLVDIGEAVGIIAAQSIGEPGTQLTMRTFHTGGVFTGEVAKPLKAPFDGKIKFSSALKARPMRTRHGDDAYQADQAGTMSLEGADGKKETVTITPGSLLLVRDGQRIEAGTMYAELALVGKTARKSTEKAQKEVFSDLAGEIKFADLVPEVKTDRQGNETQYASRLGLLWVLSGEVYNLPPGAETALERGEKVEQGGVIAETRLITEHGGGVRLKEQDAKGGREVEIITASVLLDKAVVHEEKSQGREHYTLETDNGQVFALKVSPGTKVNNGQVVAERVDDRYMTKSGGLIKYSEGVEVAKARGKQGYEVLKGGTLLWIPEETHEVNKDISLLEVEDGQYVEAGVQVVKDIYCLTSGVVSIAQRNDILREVVIKPGELHLLDAPSDLKVAHESFAYPGTEVIPGVVTTDLRYVEQVETPEGLAVLLRPVEEFPVPDEPDAPSQEASQQAGSSIRLRGVQRIPYRDGDRVKAIDGIELLKTQLVLEITDQAAQLAADIEFVPDEKDPSMVRLQLVILETLLIRRDVAADLLHGSTLTHILVKDGDRIGPGAIIARTEILAKQAGTVRGISRVGQTVRRILLVTQSDLVSVPVEGAPTVKPGDLLRAGDKLAKDFASPESGQVVLAESGRVIVRIGRPYLVSGGAILLVVDGDLIQRGDNLALLVFERAKTGDIIQGLPRVEELLEGRKPKEMCVLVERPGKVQITQMPDESYQVSVVEDDGGVTNYPIAGQSLVVVDGQQVQTGESITDGPANPHDILRIFTARGGLQKGIESVQRYLVNEVQQVYRSQGVEIHDKHIEIIVRQMTSKVRVEDGGDTTFLPGELVELRQIEQVNEAMAVTGGAPADCTPVLLGITKASLNTDSFISAASFQETTRVLTEAAIEGKSDWLRGLKENVIIGRLIPAGTGFNAYEEAEEVIEDDELIDDTLGLRTVGVAFAGDDDFVEEDDED; encoded by the coding sequence ATGACGCAAGAACCGAAACCCAAGTTCATCAACCGCAAAGTCGACAAGAAGGGTCTGGGCAAGCTCATCTCCTGGGCTTTTTCCCATTACGGCACGGCGCGCACGGCGCTTTTGGCGGACAACCTCAAAAACCTCGGCTTCCGCTTCGCTACGCGCGGGGCGGTGTCAATCTCCGTCGAAGACCTGCAGGTGCCCGACAGCAAAGTCAACATTCTCGAGACCGCCGAGCGCGAGATCCAGCGCGCTGAGGAACGCTTTACCCGCGGTGAGATCACCGAGGTGGAGCGCTTTCAAAAAGTGATCGACACCTGGGCGGGGGCCACCCAAGAACTCACCGAGGGGGTCAAAGAGAACTTCCAGGAGCGCAACCCCCTCAACTCGGTGGGCATGATGGCTTTTTCGGGGGCGCGCGGCAACCTCTCGCAGGTGCGCCAGCTGGTGGGGATGCGCGGTCTGATGGCCAACCCGCAAGGTGAAATCATCGACCTGCCCATCAAGGCCAACTTCCGCGAGGGCCTGAACGTCACCGAGTACATCATCTCCTCCTACGGCGCGCGCAAGGGTCTGGTCGACACGGCCCTGCGCACCGCCGACTCGGGCTACCTTACCCGCCGCCTGGTGGATGTCTCACAAGATGTGATCGTGCGCGAGGAAGACTGCACCACCCAGCGGGGCATTTTCCTGGGCAGCCTCAGAGACGGCGACAAGATGATCGTCTCGCTGGAGGAACGGCTAGTAGGTCGCGTCGCCGGCCGCGACGTCGTTCATCCGGTCACAGGCGAAGTGCTCGCCCCGCGCAATACCCAGTTCGACTACGATTCGGCTGCGCGCATCGCCCGCTCGGGGGTCGATGCGGTGATGGTCCGTTCGCCCTTGACCTGTGAAGCCAACCGCTCGGTCTGCCGCATGTGCTACGGCTGGTCGCTCGCCCACTCCCACCTGGTCGACATCGGCGAGGCGGTGGGGATCATCGCCGCCCAGTCGATCGGGGAACCCGGCACCCAGCTGACCATGCGCACCTTCCACACCGGCGGGGTATTTACAGGTGAGGTGGCCAAGCCGCTCAAGGCGCCCTTCGACGGCAAAATCAAGTTCTCAAGCGCCCTCAAGGCTCGGCCGATGCGCACCCGCCACGGCGACGACGCCTATCAGGCGGACCAGGCCGGCACAATGTCCCTCGAAGGGGCCGACGGCAAAAAAGAGACCGTCACGATCACCCCCGGCTCACTTTTGCTGGTGCGCGACGGCCAGCGCATCGAGGCGGGCACGATGTACGCGGAGCTGGCCCTGGTCGGCAAGACCGCCCGTAAGAGCACCGAAAAAGCGCAAAAAGAAGTCTTCTCGGATCTGGCCGGGGAGATCAAGTTTGCCGACCTGGTGCCTGAGGTCAAGACCGACCGCCAGGGCAACGAGACCCAGTATGCAAGCCGACTGGGCCTTTTGTGGGTGCTCTCCGGCGAAGTCTACAACCTGCCGCCGGGGGCGGAGACCGCCCTGGAGCGCGGCGAAAAAGTCGAGCAGGGGGGGGTGATCGCCGAGACGCGGCTGATCACCGAGCACGGCGGCGGTGTGCGCCTCAAAGAACAAGACGCCAAGGGCGGGCGCGAGGTCGAGATCATCACCGCCTCGGTGCTGCTCGACAAGGCCGTCGTCCACGAGGAGAAGTCCCAGGGTCGCGAGCACTATACCCTGGAGACCGACAACGGCCAGGTCTTTGCCCTCAAAGTCTCGCCCGGCACCAAGGTTAACAATGGCCAGGTGGTGGCCGAGCGGGTCGACGATCGCTATATGACCAAATCCGGCGGCCTCATCAAGTACTCCGAAGGGGTGGAGGTGGCCAAGGCCCGCGGCAAGCAGGGTTATGAGGTGCTCAAAGGCGGTACGCTGCTGTGGATTCCGGAGGAGACCCACGAGGTCAACAAGGACATCTCACTGCTTGAAGTCGAAGACGGTCAGTATGTCGAAGCGGGCGTGCAGGTGGTCAAGGACATCTACTGCCTCACCTCCGGCGTGGTCTCGATTGCCCAGCGCAACGACATCCTGCGCGAGGTGGTGATCAAGCCCGGCGAACTGCACCTGCTCGATGCGCCCAGCGACCTCAAAGTCGCCCACGAGTCCTTCGCCTATCCGGGCACCGAGGTCATCCCCGGGGTGGTGACCACCGACTTGCGCTATGTCGAGCAGGTGGAGACTCCTGAGGGGCTCGCGGTGTTGCTCAGACCGGTCGAGGAGTTCCCGGTCCCCGACGAGCCGGACGCCCCCAGCCAGGAGGCTTCGCAGCAGGCGGGCAGCTCGATTCGCCTGCGGGGGGTGCAGCGCATCCCTTACCGCGACGGCGACCGCGTCAAGGCGATCGACGGTATCGAGCTACTGAAGACCCAGCTGGTGCTGGAGATCACCGATCAGGCAGCTCAGTTGGCCGCTGACATCGAATTTGTCCCCGACGAAAAAGATCCGTCGATGGTGCGGCTGCAACTGGTGATTTTGGAGACGCTGCTCATTCGCCGGGACGTAGCGGCAGACTTGCTGCACGGTTCCACTTTGACCCACATCCTGGTCAAAGACGGCGATCGCATCGGGCCGGGGGCAATCATCGCCCGCACCGAGATCCTCGCCAAGCAGGCCGGTACCGTGCGCGGCATCTCCCGGGTCGGCCAGACCGTGCGGCGCATTTTGCTGGTCACCCAGAGCGATCTGGTGAGCGTGCCGGTCGAGGGCGCCCCCACGGTCAAACCCGGCGATCTGTTGCGCGCCGGTGACAAACTGGCAAAGGATTTTGCCTCTCCCGAATCCGGCCAGGTGGTACTGGCGGAATCCGGGCGGGTGATCGTGCGCATCGGCCGACCCTACCTGGTCTCCGGCGGTGCGATTTTGCTGGTGGTTGACGGCGATCTCATCCAGCGCGGTGACAACCTGGCGCTGCTGGTGTTCGAGCGGGCCAAGACCGGCGACATCATCCAGGGTCTGCCGCGCGTCGAGGAGCTGCTCGAAGGGCGCAAACCCAAGGAGATGTGCGTGCTGGTGGAGCGCCCCGGCAAGGTGCAGATCACCCAGATGCCCGACGAATCTTATCAGGTGAGCGTCGTCGAGGATGACGGCGGGGTGACCAACTATCCGATCGCCGGCCAGAGCCTGGTGGTGGTAGACGGCCAGCAGGTACAGACGGGCGAGTCGATCACCGACGGCCCGGCCAACCCCCACGACATCCTGCGCATCTTTACCGCACGCGGCGGGTTGCAAAAGGGCATCGAATCGGTTCAGCGCTACCTGGTCAACGAAGTCCAGCAGGTCTACCGCTCCCAGGGCGTCGAGATCCACGACAAGCACATCGAGATCATCGTGCGTCAGATGACCTCGAAGGTGCGCGTCGAGGACGGCGGCGACACCACCTTCCTGCCGGGCGAACTGGTGGAACTCAGGCAAATCGAGCAGGTCAACGAGGCGATGGCGGTGACCGGCGGTGCCCCGGCCGACTGCACCCCGGTGCTGTTGGGGATCACCAAGGCGTCGCTCAACACCGACTCGTTCATCTCCGCCGCCTCCTTCCAGGAGACCACCCGCGTGCTCACCGAAGCGGCCATCGAGGGCAAGTCCGACTGGCTGCGCGGTCTCAAAGAAAACGTGATCATCGGCCGGCTCATCCCGGCCGGCACGGGCTTCAACGCCTACGAGGAAGCCGAAGAAGTGATCGAAGACGATGAACTCATCGACGACACTCTGGGCTTGCGAACGGTGGGGGTGGCCTTTGCCGGCGACGACGACTTCGTCGAAGAGGACGACGAAGACTGA
- a CDS encoding arginine--tRNA ligase, with product MTALSLQQRLAKSIDIALGTAFEAGQLGQLTQLSARPSIVVEKPKVPEHGDYATPVAMSLAKPCRLAPLTIAEAIASHLTGDEIAVEVAKPGFINLRLGHRFVAAELQRILELKGDYGRTVPEQPERILLEFVSANPTGPLHLGHGRWAAIGSSLERILQFAGYTVDSEFYINDAGNQMQLLGLSLKQRYLQALGEAVELPDGSYKGSYLKELAEQLAAAQGDSLRDEPVAWFSAYAEGRLLEQQKITLQQFRTGFDRWYSERSLHQAGAIEAALADLEARGMLYRATCSRQEQSGEITGRSKKVQTPHAFDEEDGGGEALFFKAADFGDEMDRVVKRADGNSTYLAADIAYHWDKYQRGYGRLINIWGADHHGYVPRMKAVAQALGHPADSLEILIGQMVRLFKTNPATGQKEEMRMSKRRGELVSIDDLIEEVGVDAGRWFLLSQSLNTTVNFDLDLAQSEKFDNPVFYVQYNYARCCSILRKAPERGMPIPARFEFLKPDGSAWLETPQERALALRLLAAPDEYRFAAIDRAPQRLTQFAYELASDVSQFYEHCPILPPLAEDLQPALRYARLGLVVATRQVLATTLTLLGIEPRESM from the coding sequence ATGACAGCGCTATCACTGCAACAACGACTCGCCAAGAGCATTGACATTGCCCTCGGCACTGCTTTTGAGGCTGGCCAACTGGGACAGCTCACCCAGTTGTCTGCGCGCCCATCGATCGTCGTCGAGAAGCCGAAAGTCCCCGAGCACGGCGACTACGCCACACCGGTGGCGATGAGCCTGGCCAAACCCTGCCGCCTGGCACCCCTCACCATCGCCGAGGCGATTGCCTCCCACCTGACAGGCGACGAGATTGCCGTCGAGGTGGCAAAGCCGGGCTTTATTAATCTGCGCCTTGGCCACCGGTTCGTGGCCGCCGAATTGCAGAGAATTCTAGAACTCAAGGGTGACTACGGCCGGACGGTTCCCGAGCAGCCCGAGCGCATCTTGCTCGAATTTGTCTCAGCTAATCCGACCGGGCCGCTGCACCTGGGCCACGGGCGCTGGGCGGCAATCGGTTCCAGCCTGGAGCGGATCTTGCAGTTCGCAGGCTATACAGTCGACAGCGAATTTTATATCAACGATGCGGGCAACCAGATGCAGCTGTTGGGCCTCTCGCTCAAGCAGCGCTATCTGCAGGCTCTGGGTGAGGCGGTCGAATTGCCCGACGGCAGTTACAAGGGTAGCTATCTGAAGGAGCTGGCGGAGCAACTGGCGGCCGCGCAGGGCGATAGCCTGCGCGACGAACCTGTCGCGTGGTTCAGCGCGTATGCCGAGGGCCGGCTGTTGGAGCAGCAGAAGATCACCTTGCAGCAATTTCGCACCGGTTTTGACCGCTGGTATTCTGAGCGCTCGCTGCATCAGGCGGGGGCCATCGAAGCGGCGCTGGCGGATCTGGAGGCGCGGGGGATGCTCTACCGGGCGACCTGCTCGCGCCAGGAGCAAAGTGGCGAAATCACCGGCCGCTCCAAAAAAGTGCAGACCCCGCACGCCTTTGACGAAGAAGACGGCGGTGGCGAGGCGCTGTTTTTTAAGGCGGCGGATTTTGGCGACGAGATGGACCGGGTGGTCAAGCGCGCCGACGGCAACAGCACCTACCTCGCCGCCGACATCGCCTACCACTGGGACAAGTACCAGCGCGGCTACGGGCGGCTCATCAACATCTGGGGAGCCGATCACCACGGCTACGTGCCGCGGATGAAGGCAGTCGCTCAGGCGCTCGGACACCCGGCCGACTCCCTCGAAATTTTAATCGGCCAGATGGTGCGGCTATTTAAGACCAACCCCGCGACCGGCCAGAAAGAAGAAATGCGCATGTCGAAGCGCCGGGGCGAACTGGTGAGTATCGACGATCTCATTGAAGAAGTGGGTGTCGATGCCGGGCGGTGGTTCCTGCTCAGCCAATCGCTTAACACCACGGTCAATTTCGACCTCGACCTGGCCCAGTCCGAAAAATTCGACAACCCCGTCTTCTACGTCCAGTACAACTACGCCCGCTGCTGCAGCATCCTGCGCAAGGCTCCCGAGCGGGGGATGCCGATCCCGGCGCGCTTCGAATTTCTCAAGCCCGACGGCTCTGCGTGGCTTGAAACCCCGCAGGAGCGCGCTCTTGCCCTGCGTCTGCTCGCCGCCCCGGACGAATATCGATTTGCAGCCATCGATCGAGCACCGCAGCGGCTTACCCAGTTCGCCTACGAGCTAGCCAGCGACGTGAGCCAGTTCTACGAGCACTGCCCGATCTTGCCACCTCTGGCGGAGGACCTGCAGCCTGCTTTGCGTTACGCTCGGCTTGGCCTCGTTGTCGCCACGCGGCAGGTGCTGGCCACTACCCTCACCCTGCTCGGCATCGAGCCGCGCGAATCGATGTAG
- a CDS encoding ZIP family metal transporter: MHPVLLGTFASLIAGLATAVGALPVLFARKLSQKTQSILLGFGGGVMLAASAFSLIVPGTDIAVEQGYSRPVAALIMAVGILLGGLFLWLANRYFPHEHFIKGPEGANPSPERLKRIWLFVGAIALHNFPEGMAVGVSFGGGSIAEGLPVAVGIGLQNIPEGLVVAVALLGQGYSVGYALWVSLLSGLVEPIGGLLGASVVSVSQAILPWGMAFAAGAMLFVISDEIIPESHRQGFDLEGTVGVMVGFVVMMFLDIALGS; encoded by the coding sequence ATGCACCCAGTCCTCCTCGGAACCTTCGCCAGTCTGATTGCCGGCCTTGCCACGGCTGTGGGGGCCTTGCCGGTGCTCTTTGCCCGCAAGCTCTCCCAGAAGACCCAATCGATTTTGCTGGGTTTCGGCGGCGGGGTCATGCTCGCCGCCTCCGCTTTTTCGCTGATCGTGCCGGGGACGGACATTGCTGTCGAGCAGGGTTACTCCCGGCCCGTCGCGGCTCTCATTATGGCCGTCGGCATTCTGCTGGGCGGCCTATTTTTGTGGCTGGCCAACCGCTACTTTCCCCACGAGCACTTCATCAAAGGCCCGGAGGGCGCCAATCCCAGCCCTGAGCGTCTCAAGCGCATCTGGTTATTTGTGGGGGCGATAGCCCTGCACAACTTTCCGGAGGGGATGGCCGTCGGCGTCAGCTTCGGGGGCGGCAGCATCGCCGAAGGTTTGCCGGTGGCGGTGGGCATCGGTCTGCAGAACATTCCCGAGGGGCTGGTGGTGGCCGTCGCCCTGCTGGGGCAGGGCTATTCGGTGGGCTACGCGCTGTGGGTGTCGTTGCTCTCGGGGCTGGTCGAACCGATCGGTGGTCTATTGGGGGCGAGCGTGGTGAGTGTCTCCCAGGCGATCTTGCCCTGGGGGATGGCCTTCGCCGCCGGGGCGATGCTCTTTGTGATCAGCGACGAAATTATCCCGGAATCGCACCGCCAGGGCTTTGACCTCGAAGGAACCGTTGGTGTGATGGTGGGATTCGTGGTGATGATGTTTCTCGATATCGCCCTGGGCAGCTAA